Sequence from the Sanguibacter keddieii DSM 10542 genome:
GAACCGTGGGCTGCGGGGCTGCGCTCGGCAGCGAGGGGGGCGTTCACTGGTCACCCTTCTTCTTGGCGCGCTTCTTGGCGTCGCGGGTGTTCTTCGCCGCGATCGACCCGGCGCGCAGCTTCGGGTTGATGGTCTCGTCGATGCTGAAGTTCACGAGCGACAGCGCTCCGCCCAGGAACGCGATGAGCAGGCCTGGCGGGATGAACCACCACCACGCCCCACGGGTGAGCGCCGCACCCGACTGCGCGTCGTTGAGCATGGTGCCCCACGTGACGCTGCCGGTCGGGCCGAGCCCGAGGTACGACAGGCCCGCCTCCCCGAGGATCGCCGCGACGACCGCGAAGAGGAACTGCCCGGCGAAGAGCGGGAGCAGGTTCGGCATGATCTCGACGAGGATGATGCGCGTCGGCTTCTCGCCGGCGACCTTGGCGGCCGAGACGTAGTCGCGGGTCCGCAGGGAGCGCGCCTGGCTGCGCAGCACGAGCGCCGACCCGGCCCACGACGTCACCCCGAGGATGACGGCGAGGAGCCAGATCGTCCTGCCGGGGATGTACGAGGAGACCACGATCATGAGCGGCAGGCCGGGGATGACCAGCATCACGCTGCTGATGAGGAACATGGTCTCGTCGACCCATCCGCCCAGGTAACCACCGATGACGCCGAAGATCACCGACAGCACGAGGGTGATGACGCCGGCGGTGAGCCCGATGAGCAGCGAGCCGCGACCGCCGTGCGCCAGCTGAGACAAGACGTCAGCGCCGAGCTGGGTGGTGCCGAGCAGGTGGCCGTCCTCGCCGGGCCGCAGCAGGGATGCGTTGTCGAGCGCCGTCGGCGACTCCGTGAAGAAGGGCACGATGACCACGAAGAGCACGATGGCGACGATCACCCCCAGGCCGACGACCAGCTTGGGCGACCGCCGGAGGAGCTGACCGAAGCGCCGCAGCGCCCCACGCCTGACGGCTGCCGGGCCGTCTGTCACCGCCACCGGGGTGTCGTCGAGGACCTCGACGGGGCTCAGCGCCCCACCGCTCGCCTGTGCAGCGAGCTGCTGCTCGCGGATGTCGTCAGCCATTGTGCCGTGCCCTCGGGTCGATGAAGCCGTAGAACATGTCCATGATGAAGTTCGCTGCCAGCACGGTGAGCGTGATGACGAGGAACACCCCCTGCATGAGGGCGTAGTCGTTGCCCTGGACCGCCTGGATCATGAGCCGTCCGAGGCCGGGGTAGGTGAAGACCTGCTCCATGACGATCGAGCCCGAGACCACGAACCCGAGGGCGATGGTGAAGCCGGCGATCGACGGGAGCGAGGCGTTGCGGACCGTGTAGGTCATGAAGATGCGCGAAGGACGCAGGCCCTTGGCCTCGGCGGTGGTGATGTAGTCCTCCGAGAGCGTGGAGACCGTCATGTTGCGCATACCGAGCAGCCACCCGCCGACCGAGCTGAGGATGATGGTGATCGCTGGGAGCGTGGCGTGCCGCAACGCGTCGAGGAAGAAGGCGAAGGAGGCCTCTGGGTTGTCGAAGGTCCACGTGTCCCAGCCTCCGATGATCGGGAACCAGCCGAGCGACACGGAGAAGATGTAGACGAGCAGCAGCGCGAGCCAGAAGTAGGGCACCGACTGCAGGAGCGTCGTCGCGGGGATGACGTTGTCGGCCCATGTGCCGCGCTTCCACCCCACCCACGCCCCGCCGAAGATGCCGAGGAGGAACGAGATCACGGTCGCGGTGCCCACGAGCGCGAGGGTCCACGGCAGGGCCTCACCGATGAGGGTGGTGACCGGCGCCGGGTAGTTCGAGATGGAGACCCCGAGGTCTCCCCGGAAGATCGACCCGATGTAGCTCCAGTACTGCGTCCACATCGAGGCACCGTCGTCGGTGCCGAGGAGGAGCTCCACGCTGCGGATCATCGCCGGGGTGACCTCGCCGCCCAGCCGCGAGAGCTTCTGCAGCAGGATGGTGGCGGGGTCCCCCGGCAAGAGCCTGGGAAGGACGAAGTTGAGCGTGACGGCGAACCACAGGGTCAAGACGTAGAACGCGATCCGTCGGACATAAAATTTCATCGATCAACACTTCCCATGAGCTCGGAGCTCCTCCTCAGACGTCGCAGATCAGTCGGCCGGCGTGATGTTCGCCGCGATGATCCCGGAGGACATCGAGCCCCAGGACGGCGGGAACGCGTACAGGTCGTCCTCGGTGGGCCAGCCCGTGTAGTCCTTCGTGTTCATGAAGGACAGCGTCGAGTTGATGACGAGCGGGATGTACGGGAGATCGGTGACGATGGCGTCCTGGATGATCGCGTACTGCTCGAGGCGCTCCGCGTCGTCGTCGGTCGCGGCGGCGGCCGTGACGGCAGCGTCGACTGCCGGGTCGCTGAAGCGGGAGAAGTTCCAGTCACCCTGCGGGACGGTGGTCCCGACGGGCTGCGTCTTGTCCGTGGTGAACCAGTCGCGGTAGATCTGGAACGGGTCGGCGACGTTGGTGCCGTTGACGCCGTGCACCATGAGCTGGAAGCTGCCCGAGGTCTTCTGCTCGTCGACCTCGGCCTGCGACGCGGTCGAGGCGGTGATCTCGATGCCCGCCGCCTTGGCCTGCTCGGCGATGAGCTTCGCCGCGTTGTTGTAGTCGGTCCACCCGTCGATCGACACGAGGGTCATGGAGACGCGCTCGCCGTCCTTGGCGAAGATGCCGTCGCCCCCCTTGACGTACCCGGCGTCGGTGAGGACGGTCTCGGCCGCAGACACGTCTGCGGACTGCGGGCTCTCCTCGGGCATGCCCTCGGCGACCCACTTCTGGTCACGTGGCATGAGGGCGAAGGTGGGCGAGATGATGCCGGCCTTCTCGGAGAACGCCTTGGAGTCGATCTCCGTGCGGTCGATGGCGAGGTTGATGGCCTGCCGGACGGCGACGTCCGTCTGGGGGCCCGTGCAGCCGAGCTCGGCGTTCGAGCAGGTGTAGATGACGGTCGGGTCCTGCGGGGTGTTGAGCATCCCGATGCGGCCGTCGGCGGTGACGGGCTCGGTGTCGGCGATGAACATCGCGGTCCAGTCGACCTTCCCCGTGGTCAGCAGGCTCTGGGCGGCGTTGTTGTCGTTGATCCCCAGGTAGCGGAGCTTGTCGACCGTCGGCTTTCCCTCTTCCCAGTAGTTCGGGTTCTTGGTGAGGGTGAAGGCCTGCGACGAGGTGGACTCGACCATGTACGGCCCGGTCCCGACGGCCTCTTCGTTGGTCCAGGCACCAGCCTCTTCCGGCGTGATGTCCTTCCAGATGTGCTCGGGGACGATCGCGGCCATGAAGAGCCCGGCGGCGGTCGTGTACTGCGCGGTCTCGAAGGTCGCGACGACGGTGGTGTCGTCGGTGGCCTCGGCCGAGACGAGGCCGATCGGCTTGGCCGGCTCGTAGTTCCAGGTGAAGGCGACGTCCTTCGCGGTGAAGGGTGTGCCGTCGTTCCAGGTGACGCCCTCGCGGGTCTTCACGGTGAGCTGGGTGCCGTCCTCGTTGAACTCGAAGCTCTCGCCGAGCATGGGGACCGGGTCACCCGAGGCGGCGCGGTTGTAGTAGAAGAGCGGCTCGTAGATGGGGCCGAGCGTGCCGTTCTGGATGCCGGTCGAGTACGGGTTGAAGTTCGCCACGAGCGGGGTCTGCGCGCCTGCCCACACGTTGAGGACGGTGCCCTCGGCGTCGTCGCCGCCTCCTCCTCCGCCCCCGTTCGAGTCGCTGCTGCACCCTGAGACGATCAGGGCGAGGCTCGAGGCCAGCGCGGCTGCGGGGAGCAGTCGCCTGAGGCCCTCAGTTCGGATCATCGTCGGTCCTTTCGTCGTGCGACGTCGTGACGTCGCTCACGCCCCGGTCGTCAGAGGCTTTAGTAAGGGAACCTAACGAACAGACTAGGGCTGTGGATGAAGTTTCGCCGACTGTTACCTAATCGAGACGCAGGACACACCCCACCAGTGGCGATGCGTCCCGTCCTGTCCGGTTACGCGCGGTCCGGGACAGACGATGGACACGATCCCACGCGGCGGATGGTCGGGGGCCTTCGCCGGGAGGGACGTCGCCGGACCTCGACGTCAGGGGCGGGCGACCGCCGATCGGAGCGCCTCCGCGGCGGCCAGCGCCACAGCAGGGTCCGTGACCTCGAGGCCGGCGCCGGCACCGCCGCCCACTCCCCCGTCGGCGCTCCGGACCGCCTTCGCCGACAGGTGCACCGCGTCGACGCCGACGGCCACGAGGGCCGCGACGTCCTCGGGGCGGACCCCACCACCAGCCATGACCTGGAGCCGACCCGCGGCTGCGTCGACCATGGCACGCAGCACGGCGAGCCCGTCGAGGCTCCGCGCCGCGCCGCCCGAGGTCAGCACACGGGTCACCCCGAGCGCGCAGAGCGCCTCGACGGCCGACGCCGGGTCGTCGAGGGTGTCGACCGCCCGGTGGAAGGTCACCTCGGCGCCGTCCGCCGCCTCGACGAGGCGGGCGACCGCGTCATGGTCGACGGTCCCCGACGGGGTGAGCGCACCGACGACCACACCGGACGCGCCAGCAGCCACGAGCGCACGGACGTCGCGCAGGTGGACGCCGGTCTCGGTCTCGTCGTAGACGAACCCACCGGCACGGCACCGGACGAGGGGGTGGATCTCGAGCCTCGCCTCTGCCGCGGCGACCGCAGCCGCGACGAGCCCGACGCTCGGCGTGAGCCCGCCGGTCGCCCCGAGGGCGACGCACAGCTCCGCCCGCACCGCTCCGACGTCGGCGGCGACGCGCACCCCGGCGACGTCTTGGACGGCGATCTCCA
This genomic interval carries:
- a CDS encoding ABC transporter permease, whose amino-acid sequence is MADDIREQQLAAQASGGALSPVEVLDDTPVAVTDGPAAVRRGALRRFGQLLRRSPKLVVGLGVIVAIVLFVVIVPFFTESPTALDNASLLRPGEDGHLLGTTQLGADVLSQLAHGGRGSLLIGLTAGVITLVLSVIFGVIGGYLGGWVDETMFLISSVMLVIPGLPLMIVVSSYIPGRTIWLLAVILGVTSWAGSALVLRSQARSLRTRDYVSAAKVAGEKPTRIILVEIMPNLLPLFAGQFLFAVVAAILGEAGLSYLGLGPTGSVTWGTMLNDAQSGAALTRGAWWWFIPPGLLIAFLGGALSLVNFSIDETINPKLRAGSIAAKNTRDAKKRAKKKGDQ
- a CDS encoding ABC transporter permease — translated: MKFYVRRIAFYVLTLWFAVTLNFVLPRLLPGDPATILLQKLSRLGGEVTPAMIRSVELLLGTDDGASMWTQYWSYIGSIFRGDLGVSISNYPAPVTTLIGEALPWTLALVGTATVISFLLGIFGGAWVGWKRGTWADNVIPATTLLQSVPYFWLALLLVYIFSVSLGWFPIIGGWDTWTFDNPEASFAFFLDALRHATLPAITIILSSVGGWLLGMRNMTVSTLSEDYITTAEAKGLRPSRIFMTYTVRNASLPSIAGFTIALGFVVSGSIVMEQVFTYPGLGRLMIQAVQGNDYALMQGVFLVITLTVLAANFIMDMFYGFIDPRARHNG
- a CDS encoding ABC transporter substrate-binding protein; protein product: MIRTEGLRRLLPAAALASSLALIVSGCSSDSNGGGGGGGDDAEGTVLNVWAGAQTPLVANFNPYSTGIQNGTLGPIYEPLFYYNRAASGDPVPMLGESFEFNEDGTQLTVKTREGVTWNDGTPFTAKDVAFTWNYEPAKPIGLVSAEATDDTTVVATFETAQYTTAAGLFMAAIVPEHIWKDITPEEAGAWTNEEAVGTGPYMVESTSSQAFTLTKNPNYWEEGKPTVDKLRYLGINDNNAAQSLLTTGKVDWTAMFIADTEPVTADGRIGMLNTPQDPTVIYTCSNAELGCTGPQTDVAVRQAINLAIDRTEIDSKAFSEKAGIISPTFALMPRDQKWVAEGMPEESPQSADVSAAETVLTDAGYVKGGDGIFAKDGERVSMTLVSIDGWTDYNNAAKLIAEQAKAAGIEITASTASQAEVDEQKTSGSFQLMVHGVNGTNVADPFQIYRDWFTTDKTQPVGTTVPQGDWNFSRFSDPAVDAAVTAAAATDDDAERLEQYAIIQDAIVTDLPYIPLVINSTLSFMNTKDYTGWPTEDDLYAFPPSWGSMSSGIIAANITPAD
- a CDS encoding copper homeostasis protein CutC, producing the protein MLRTPVLEIAVQDVAGVRVAADVGAVRAELCVALGATGGLTPSVGLVAAAVAAAEARLEIHPLVRCRAGGFVYDETETGVHLRDVRALVAAGASGVVVGALTPSGTVDHDAVARLVEAADGAEVTFHRAVDTLDDPASAVEALCALGVTRVLTSGGAARSLDGLAVLRAMVDAAAGRLQVMAGGGVRPEDVAALVAVGVDAVHLSAKAVRSADGGVGGGAGAGLEVTDPAVALAAAEALRSAVARP